The segment GCCGAGCTGCCCGCCCACGCCGATGCCTGCGCCTTCGCCGCCGCCGAACTGGGCCTTGGCCTCAGCCCCGACCCCCTTGTTGCCGCCTAGCTGAACATGGGAGTCAAAACCGGCGCCTTGACTGAGACCCAGATGAGCACCCGCATCTGCATCTAGCCCGTGGTCACCGCCGGCCTGCGCGCCCATGTGAACATCGGCTCCCTGCCCGCCGCCGAGCTGGGCCTTGCCCTGCGCGGCGACGCCGTATTTGCCGAAGGCTTGGGCTCCGGCGCTCACTCCGAGGCCCTGCCCGTTACCTAAATGGGAATCACCTTGCGCTTCAATGCCATAGGAGGGGCTGCCAATATGGCCGCCTGCCTGAAGATCAGCGCCGCTGTAGGCCAGATTCCCGCCGGCGTGTAAGCCAATGCCGTGTTTGCCCCCGATTTCGCCTCCCGTATCGATATGAATTCCATTTCCTTCAGTCTGACTTGGTCCGGGATGGCCGTCCACCGCCTTGTTCGCGGCAGCCGGATGTCCGCTTTCCACCACCTTTTGCGGCTTGCTGGCACTCTGAAGCTGCTGCCAGCCGTCCATTTGGTCCTCCGCAGGGTCATTCTCAAGCTTACTTGGAGCGGCCGGGGGTTCGGAAGCCCTGACAGCCTGAGTATTCCCGGCAGCTGCAGACTTCTGAGCAATTCTCTGAGCGGTCTCCTCAGCGGTCTCTGAATGTACCAGGTAGTGGTAATGCGAATAAGGATAGGGCTGCGGCAGATGCCGATAGCCTGACGAATGGGCTGAACTGCTTGAATCTTCGTTCCTGTAATTCATGCGGGAACCCTCCATTCTTGATTTCATTACAATAGCCTATTCGTCGAAATGGGAAGTGATTCGTATCAGACCAATATAAAAGTACATTGTAATGGCTGCATGGCTGTGCTACATTGTGTGAATGAATTGAAAACGATTCACTCAGGCATGGAGGGCTTATAGATGGAAGATAAGAAGGCAGAGATTTTCAGATGCGGTACCGAGCTGTTCAGCTCCAAGGGCTTCAAGGACACTAATGTGTCCGACATCACCAAGCTGTGCGGATATGCCGTAGGCACGTTCTATAATTATTACGCCTCCAAAGAGAAGCTGTTCATAGAGATCTACCTGCGGGAGAATGAGGAGCTGAAGCGGAGCATGATGGCTAAGGTCGATGTGGATGATGAGCCAGCCAAGGTGCTTAAGCAGATGATGGAGCTTAATTACAGGGGGATGAATGAGCACCCTATCCTGAAGGAATGGTACAATAAAGCACTCTTCAGCAAGCTGGAGAAGGAATTCTATGCCCATGGCGGGATAGAGGGGATTCATGAGATGATGAACAGCGGCATGCTGGAGCTAATCCGGCTCTGGAAGTCCAAGGGGAAAATCAGAACGGATCTTGCGGACGGGATGATTCTCGCTTTGTTCAACTCTATTCCGTATATCGACATTCACAAGGAAGAGATCGGGGCAAGCCATTTTCCGCAGCTTCTGGATTATATAGTGGAATTCATCATGAAAGGCTTGACGGATACGCAGCGCTGATAATATAGCAAGACTGGAACGGTGCCGCATGCCGCTGTCTGCTATAATGTTTTCACCTATGTGGACCTGAAAGGCCGGTGGAGCAACTGAATTACAGCAGAGAGATCGGGCAGACGATTGATTATATTGAGGAGCATCTCATGGACCCGCTGACAGCGGAGCAGATTGCGGCGTATGCGGGTTATTCGCTGTACCATTTCTGCCGGATGTTCAGCCAGTCGCAGGATATGCCGGTCATGGAATATGTGCGCACCCGGAGATTGTCGCGGGCTGCCGTTGAATTGTTTAACGGGCGGAGAATTACGGAGATTGCGCTGGAATATGGCTTCGAGACACCCGGGGGCTTCGCCAAAGCCTTCCGCAAGACCTACGGCTACAGTCCCTCCCAGTATGCGGCGCGGATGAGCGGGTATCTGCGGGACAGGTTGGAGTATGAGATTAAGGCGTATATGGCAGAGCCGGTGAGGGTGGAGCGGCCTGCTTTTAACGTAGCGGGTTACGGGATTGAGACGAATGTGGAGGCGGGGAATGCTACGCAGGATGTCGCTTCTTTCTGGTATAACTATGAGGGCGATAATCTGGAGGATCAAATGTATGCGAAGCTGAATCCGCCGAAGCATGGGGAGGTCGGCTTATGTATACCGTCAGACGCTGGCGGTAATGCTGTGTATCTGCTGGGGGTTATAGTGGAGGACTTCAGTAAGGCCACTCCTGACATGCTTACGGCTGTTGTGCCTGCGGCACAGTATGCGGTATTTACGACACCACCGGTAGACGCTACCGATGAGGCGGGACCGGAGACTTTTGCCGAGGTGGTCAAGAGTACCTGGAGATATATCTTCGAGGACTGGTTCCCAGGCAGCGGCTACATGCATGACGAAGATAAACTGAACTTTGAGTTCTACGACGAACGCTGTCACGCCCGCGTGGATTCCGTGATGGAGATTTATGTCCCTGTACGGGAGCGGGTATCATGAAATCACTAACCGTTTAATTGTAATATGTGGAAAAATAGTATGAAGGAGCTAACCATGGTCAAACAACGCAAGATTCTACTAACAGTAACCGTATTGTACACGCTGCTTGTGCTTTATTTTATGTTCTTTGCTTTTGGCAGAGGAGAGGCTTCGGATCATACCGTTTACACCTTTATTTTCATGCCTGAAAACTTCCTTTTGCTGCCGTCTCCGTCTGATCTTTTTCCTCCCACCCTGATGGATTTGGTGGGCTTCGGGAACACACTTGCGTTTGTTCCTTTCGGTATATTGATTCCATGGCTGTACCGGGTCAGCTTCGTCCGGTTCATCACCTTGTTCTTCATCGCGATTCTTGTGCTTGAAACGCTTCAGGCCCTTACCTTCCTGGGCAGCTTCGATATCAATGATGCTCTTCAGAATTCGGTTGGTGCAGCCCTCGGTTTCGGGGCGTACAAGCTTGGCTTCCGTTACCGGAGCCTCGGGTGCAATCTGGCGGCAACGGCTATAGCGGGGTTGGTCCTTTTTATAGCTTTATGGGGACTAGGCGCAGCGGTAAACAAAATAATAACTAAAGTAGAGGGTCCGTTCACAGCGATCACGGAATGGACCGACACCTCGGGCAATTCATCCGCAGATAAACCGGACAGCATTCAAATCAACGGACAGAAGATGCCGCTCCGCTATAACCTGTATGGCGCTGAAGACGGAGATTCCAGAACATTCACGTACAAGTCTGAGGGTCAGACGACTTTCTGCTTCACTTTCGGAAACCCCGAACCCACAGATTATTCCGGTGAGATCAGTATTACCCGGGATGGCCAGGAATTCTTGAATTATACTGGAGATTTTCAGCGTACTAATCCTGAACAGTACCCTGTAGTATACGAGATGCCAGTTGAGCCGGGGCAAGAGCTGAAGATCACGATTAAGGACGAATTGAAAATATGGGATGTCGGGTATAAAAAGATGCAGTATATTTGGAACTGAGTGCTTAATCTTCCATTAGGAGAGGATAGGTGACGGTTATGAAAATGGCATTTGTTCTGTTCGACGGCATGACCAGCATGGATTTTGTGGGGTTCTATGAAGCGGTGAGCTGGGTGGCGATCCTGAAGGCGAAGGAGAACGTATCCTGGACCTTCTGCGCGAGCAAGGCGGAGGTGACGGATGACCGGGGACTGACGATGAAAGCCAATGAGGTATTGCCTGATCTGGGGACATTCGATCTGGTCTTCCTCCCGGGCGGCCATGTGACCCGGACGCTCCGCTACAATGAGGACTTCATAAGCTGGATACGGACGGCAGAAGGCGCACGTTATAAGGTGGCGGTCTGCACGGGTGCATTGTTGTTAGGTGCGGCAGGATTCTTAGAGGGGAAAAAAGCGACCACGAACTCGTCTGCCTACGATTTGCTCGCCCCTTACTGCGGGGAAGTCATTAAAGCCCGGGTGGTCCGGGACGGTGATACCTTCACCGGAGGCGGAGTGACGGCTTCAATCGACCTTGGCCTGTACCTGATCGAGTGCTTAGTAAATACAGACACTGCGCGACAGGTGCAACAAAAACTGGAGTACCCCTATTATCAGGCAGGTAACCTGAGCGATATTTACTATCCGTATGAAGAGGAATAATGAGGGTTCAGCAAAAAAGGCAAGCCCCGTAGCAGGGGGTTGCCTTTTTTGCTGTCCGTTATTGCCCGGCTGCAGCGTCCAATTGAACCGCTACGTAGCTTCCCAGCTCAACCATGCCTGCACTATCCAGCTTGGCGGCATCGTGTTGCTTGATGACTTCGGCGGTTTTTTGCATCAGCTCCGAGCTGTCGGTATTGCCCAGAACGCGCAGAACTACCAGCGTCTCGCCTTTCTTCAGCTGTTCGGCCAGCTTGGTCTTGTAGGCTTCCAGGGAATCTACTTCAAGTCCTTGCGTCACGTAATAATCATAGGCATTGCTGGTGGCCTTGAACAGAGGCAGCTCATGGTCCAGCCAGTAGGCCTTGTCCATCACATACTCTACATCGGAGGCTGTAGCGTCATTGGAGTTATAGAGCAGATAAGGAAGTCCGGTATTGGTGGCGTTATTGGTCGGGTCAACGTTGACCCATTCGTCGCCGATCTTCACCTTGTTCCAGGCGTGATTCACGCCGCTCA is part of the Paenibacillus sp. FSL M7-0420 genome and harbors:
- a CDS encoding TetR/AcrR family transcriptional regulator codes for the protein MEDKKAEIFRCGTELFSSKGFKDTNVSDITKLCGYAVGTFYNYYASKEKLFIEIYLRENEELKRSMMAKVDVDDEPAKVLKQMMELNYRGMNEHPILKEWYNKALFSKLEKEFYAHGGIEGIHEMMNSGMLELIRLWKSKGKIRTDLADGMILALFNSIPYIDIHKEEIGASHFPQLLDYIVEFIMKGLTDTQR
- a CDS encoding AraC family transcriptional regulator, translated to MEQLNYSREIGQTIDYIEEHLMDPLTAEQIAAYAGYSLYHFCRMFSQSQDMPVMEYVRTRRLSRAAVELFNGRRITEIALEYGFETPGGFAKAFRKTYGYSPSQYAARMSGYLRDRLEYEIKAYMAEPVRVERPAFNVAGYGIETNVEAGNATQDVASFWYNYEGDNLEDQMYAKLNPPKHGEVGLCIPSDAGGNAVYLLGVIVEDFSKATPDMLTAVVPAAQYAVFTTPPVDATDEAGPETFAEVVKSTWRYIFEDWFPGSGYMHDEDKLNFEFYDERCHARVDSVMEIYVPVRERVS
- a CDS encoding VanZ family protein — translated: MVKQRKILLTVTVLYTLLVLYFMFFAFGRGEASDHTVYTFIFMPENFLLLPSPSDLFPPTLMDLVGFGNTLAFVPFGILIPWLYRVSFVRFITLFFIAILVLETLQALTFLGSFDINDALQNSVGAALGFGAYKLGFRYRSLGCNLAATAIAGLVLFIALWGLGAAVNKIITKVEGPFTAITEWTDTSGNSSADKPDSIQINGQKMPLRYNLYGAEDGDSRTFTYKSEGQTTFCFTFGNPEPTDYSGEISITRDGQEFLNYTGDFQRTNPEQYPVVYEMPVEPGQELKITIKDELKIWDVGYKKMQYIWN
- a CDS encoding DJ-1/PfpI family protein, with translation MKMAFVLFDGMTSMDFVGFYEAVSWVAILKAKENVSWTFCASKAEVTDDRGLTMKANEVLPDLGTFDLVFLPGGHVTRTLRYNEDFISWIRTAEGARYKVAVCTGALLLGAAGFLEGKKATTNSSAYDLLAPYCGEVIKARVVRDGDTFTGGGVTASIDLGLYLIECLVNTDTARQVQQKLEYPYYQAGNLSDIYYPYEEE